A stretch of Episyrphus balteatus chromosome 2, idEpiBalt1.1, whole genome shotgun sequence DNA encodes these proteins:
- the LOC129910328 gene encoding THUMP domain-containing protein 1 homolog: MTESANNKKPNNRGNWYKSSKRQTLEIGHRGFLATCNFREKDCIRECYNLLNQYANELYGPIANKDDVKEKKPEPEEETDIADDLQKEIDAAKAAAKPGGNLCRFNSIDTGAKNCIFIKTILPNPVELGTKIIKDIAETKMQKTRYLLRLTPIEVVCQANVNEITKAAGALFDKHFLKEAKTFAIVFNRRFNNDIKRDEIIKILADLVFDKNMNNKVDLKNAELAVIVEIIKGKCCLSVVEGYFKYKKYNLIELASSRTDEKKTEEKEAEGDVENREKNDDKKSLDDKEAPNDEEPSPKKPKTEEEQNPETDEIQEETKENN; the protein is encoded by the coding sequence ATGACTGAATcagcaaataacaaaaaacccaaCAACCGAGGTAATTGGTATAAATCATCCAAAAGACAAACTCTAGAAATTGGCCATCGCGGTTTCTTGGCCACATGCAATTTTCGAGAAAAAGATTGCATCCGAGAATGTTATAATCTCCTCAATCAGTATGCTAATGAGCTGTATGGACCAATTGCAAATAAAGACGATGTCAAGGAAAAGAAACCAGAACCCGAAGAAGAAACTGACATCGCCGATGATCTTCAAAAGGAAATCGATGCCGCCAAAGCTGCTGCAAAACCAGGCGGCAATCTCTGTCGATTTAATTCAATAGATACAGGTGCCAAAAACTGTATATTCATTAAAACTATTCTACCCAATCCTGTGGAATTGGGTACAAAAATTATCAAAGATATTGCtgaaacaaaaatgcaaaaaaccaGGTACCTTTTAAGATTGACACCAATCGAAGTTGTTTGCCAGGCAAATGTAAATGAAATAACAAAAGCTGCTGGTGCACTTTTTGACAAACACTTCCTCAAGGAAGCCAAGACATTTGCGATTGTCTTCAATCGAAGATTCAACAATGACATTAAACGGGACGAAATAATTAAGATTCTCGCTGACTTAGTATTTGACAAGAATATGAACAACAAAGTAGATTTGAAAAATGCCGAGTTGGCGGTGATAGTTGAAATCATTAAAGGCAAGTGCTGCTTGTCTGTGGTGGAGGGATACTTCAAGTACAAGAAGTACAATCTAATTGAATTGGCTTCATCCAGAACCGATGAAAAAAAGACTGAAGAAAAGGAGGCAGAAGGGGATGTTGAAAATAGGGAAAAAAACGATGACAAGAAATCCCTTGACGACAAGGAAGCACCAAACGACGAAGAACCTTCTCCTAAAAAACCTAAAACCGAGGAAGAACAAAACCCCGAAACCGATGAAATacaagaagaaacaaaagaaaataattaa
- the LOC129910329 gene encoding peroxisomal membrane protein PMP34 produces the protein MAQSKLSQVFSYQSWVHAVSGATGGVIAMSVFYPLDTVRSRLQVENTDRRKALNTLQVIQQLVREEGLSTLYRGLVPVLQSLCISNFVYFYAFHSLKALNGSTQQSAIRDLLLGSIAGIINVLTTTPFWVVNTRIKMRGVSGVVDDNSKHYKNLLEGLMYVGKTEGMAGLWSGTIPSLMLVINPALQFMMYEMLKRRFTSPNGETSSLSYFLIGAAAKAFATVLTYPLQLVQTKQRHRSKSDEFVAKNAGTIQMIMMILRQQGAKGLFRGLEAKILQTVLTAALMFSIYEKVAKGVNVVLAKKS, from the exons ATGGCGCAATCTAAATTAAGTCAAGTATTTAGTTATCAATCCTGGGTACATGCTGTATCTGGGGCAACC GGAGGTGTAATTGCCATGTCAGTATTCTATCCCTTGGACACAGTACGATCACGATTacaag TTGAAAATACCGATCGTCGAAAAGCCCTAAACACCTTGCAAGTTATCCAACAATTGGTGCGTGAAGAAGGACTTTCAACTCTCTACCGCGGTTTAGTGCCTGTCCTACAAAGTTTATGCATTTCAAATTTCGTTTACTTTTATGCATTTCATAGTTTAAAAGCATTAAATGGCAGTACCCAGCAAAGTGCCATACGTGATCTATTGCTAGGATCGATAGCTGGAATAATCAATGTCCTAACTACAACACCTTTCTGGGTTGTAAATACCCGCATTAAGATGCGAGGTGTTAGCGGTGTAGTAGATGATAATTCAAAACACTACAAAAATCTTCTGGAAGGACTAATGTATGTTGGCAAGACCGAAGGTATGGCTGGATTATGGTCTGGTACAATTCCATCATTGATGTTGGTTATAAATCCAGCATTGCAATTTATGATGTATGAGATGTTAAAAAGAAGATTCACCAGTCCCAACGGAGAAACATCTAGTTTATCATATTTCTTGATTGGAGCTGCAGCTAAAGCCTTTGCAACTGTCTTAACGTATCCTTTACAATTGGTCCAGACTAAACAGCGTCATCGATCAAAATCTGATGAGTTTGTTGCCAAAAATGCTGGAACTATACAAATGATTATGATGATATTGAGACAACAAGGAGCTAAAGGACTATTTCGTGGATTAGAAGCAAAAATTCTACAAACTGTTTTAACTGCAGCTCTTATGTTTTCCATATACGAAAAAGTGGCCAAAGGTGTTAATGTTGTTTTGGCAAAGAAATCATGA